In the Ptychodera flava strain L36383 chromosome 1, AS_Pfla_20210202, whole genome shotgun sequence genome, CAGATTATGCACCGTTGTTAGAGTAAACGGTCCGAATATGATTAGGTGAATTCATGGTAATCTGTTCCTCATTGTGCCTCTTTCTGTCGCGCAGGGACACTAAAATGGTCAAAAACAAGAGATTGTTTCTAACAAACCGAGAAAAGAAGATGAAGGCAATGTGATATTCATATTAGTAGTGGCTTATTGCGACAATAACTTCGGCTGAAAATTGTACCAAAGTGTTTTCTATACCCATATTGCCGTGTCCTGAAATTTATCTGGCTTCCACACAGAATAGATAACATTACCATCGACACAAaagcaatttgcatatctctCAGAATCGTTAGATGTAACGCTACCTGACTCTGTATATTCGCTTTTGTGAATTGAGAATGAAACAGGTTCCAAGATTCTACTGTGGTTCATTTGCCTATTCTTTTTAAGTATGTGCTTTGTTCCTAGGACAGACGAGCGCGAGACACTCATCTTTCAGTTCATGTTGATAGAATACCCAAGAGCCGTCAGTTTCCGTCGAAAATATCGCAATACATTTTCGAAATTTCACATGAGTTCATTGAGATTACATTTTCACGGAGTGTATAAACTTGTTAATAATAGATGGTACATTAGGAATGTGACAAAAGTAAAGTAATAGAAGTAACACTGAAACAGACTCAGCAATTACAGAAATGCAGAAAACAGTATTTTGCCCGTCATAGTGTACGAAttgtgttaaggtagaatgcgcctcggggacagaaattcggactcacaaactttacaattcttttctggtctatcaCCTGTAGCTGTTAGGGCTCCTGAGGAAATACGTGTTGACAGCTATATAGATTGTTTGGATGTTTGTGTGATACTCATATGATAAAATACAGGACTGACTGACTAGTAGAAGTAGCTGCCGTTGAAAGCCTTGCATTATGGGTATAATTTAGATTCATACATTTGCACATAATACACTTACAAAAAACTTAACCTTATATTGTGCATGAATTTTGCATAAACGTCTGAAAACATATTTCCACTATAATTCACAGTGACAAAAGACAACAGACAAAAGTCACTAAAGTAAACAACACGTATCAtatgaccagatatgaactgaaaatgctcacgtgtttcattatatattgcagtcgtgtgtaaatttaaacttttgccacatttttgcaaattcaatgaacgtgttatgatcaacatcatgaacaatattcaccacagattaattctaaaggtcattaagtatacaaatgtgtaattagctgaaataaaaatactaaatatcTGTGACTGCTGTGGTTGTATCACCAGTttgtatagcaagtgtaattacctctggtcaagtccttcaagctatacatgccaaactgtgaaagctcattagatatgcaaatttaaattagctgacatgaaaatgcgaaatgactttcaatattgtttaaacctagtatcatcaatgtacatcgcatgttttgcaaacttttatcaagtaaaactggtatatatcactaattaggaaagttcattaaatatccaaattatgaattggccgaattaaaaatgcttaatgaccttaaataataataatcatagcATATCCATATACATGCCAAGTTTAATcaattttgatagagtcaattcagatacatCCCTATTAAGGAAAGTtcagtaaatatgtaaattagcaactTTCTTTCATGACATACATCAATACCTTTCAccgctgatatatcttggtttGATCATTAtgtgtagcaaatctcatcaacgTATGTGCAGTCGTTCTAAATGTATGtccgttttttttctaaaaccatcaattatgcaaatcagcaaaatgtaaacaagccacatccaccaaaatCTAACTAGTTCTTGCCATTTGGAAACTAAATCTATGTATGAGATATGATTTCGATCTGAcgagccatttttgagatatcgagcttACAAACAGACGGACatacagacggacggacagacagaccgacggacagacacacagacagacagacattgcagGGACATAAGCTCACACGTAAGAACAAGTCAGCTAAAAATGGATCAACAAGCCAAGAATGACGAGAACACTCTTAAAAATCGCACTGCAATGAAAATCGAGATAAAATTTCCGTCGCTACtgtttccaaaaatatattccaGATGTTTCTTGACCATTCAGCCATCCAAGTGCAAATGTATTTCTTCTGTCATGTCAGAATTACCGTAAGATACATGGCACCCTACTCTTGGGTATTCTTAAAATAGGCATaccattctctctctctctctctctctctctctctctctctctctctctctctctctctctcagataaTGTTTGTTAATGTTATAGATAATATGCGCTTTGAATTCATGGAAGCATAAGTATTATCAAATTTTCGATTGCCATCACATACCTTCAAATCGAAGTGAGAGCCACTCCTTCAAAGAGGGATGAGTGATTTATCAGTAGCAAAATAGGAGTCACAGATATGTGGATGGGTGTAGTTTGATGTTATCATGACGAGCCCGTTAACATAACACCGTATTCACTTTGTTTTTGACGTGGATAAAAACTCAGCCGTGTATTATTTAGATAATTTAGTCAATATTTTGGTTTGGTGTAATTTGCAAACACtatcattatcatttttatcatttttctgcagaaaacaacCTACTTTCAAAATACTTCGtttcataaataaaaatatgccgAAGAAGCAGAGGATATACAGCCTGGGTGATATTGAACGTGGTGATCATTTGATTATTTGCAAAGGTCTTACACGAAATCAACACCACTTACTGGCTATACAGAAGGGCTGCAGTGGATGCAGCCTTAAAGTCATCCACTACAATTCACAGGGAAAGAGTACAAAAGTTACGAGAGAAAAACTGGAACTCTCTCCTAGGAAGACCCCTATATACCGAATCAATGATAGACCAACAGGAATGACCGTCGACAGAGTTATTCAGAAAGCAGAAAAACTAGTTGGCCTCAGTAAGTTTCTACCAGAAAAGAATACAAGTGAAGAATTCGTGAAATGGTGTCTTGCAGAAATAAATGCCAAAGAACGTATACTCAAAGTAAATGACATTCGAAGAGGAGATCACGTCATTATAAGGCAGTTCATGGGTCTTCATTACCATCATTGTTTAGCTGTTGAAGACGGCACAGAAGACAACAGATTGAATGTTATTCATTTCAGTAACTGTCCGAAACTGTTCGGAGAGGTTGTCAGGGAAATACTATCGCTGCAGCCTAAGGATAAACCTGTATTCCGGGTCAATATTCAATGTGGGAATCTGAGCAGAAATGTTGATGAGGTTGTCGGGAAGGCAGAAAAACAGCTAGGCCTGAGGAAATACTCTACCGAGTCCAATAATtgtgaaaactttgtgaaatgGTGTCAAAGCGAAACACGATATCAAGAACGTATTTCCAAAGTTACAGACATCTTAAAAGGGGATCATCTGATCACAAAAGCACGCAGAGGATTGCACCGCCATCATTCCCTTGCTGTAGAAGACGGTAGACGGGGAAATGCTGTCAGAGTCGTTCACTATACAAGTGGTCGAATCGTTGAGGAAGATGTAGAACTGGATCCCGGTGAACAAGACGTATTTCGTTTTATTGAACACAAGGTCATTGATGATGGTCTTGAGTATGCCGATGAATTTACCAGTGAAGATAATGATACCGATGGAGAAAACGCTGGGAATGCCGGTATTGATTCTAATGATGATGGAAACGAGAGCGATGACGACGCTGAAATAATGTTTGTTCTCACTGACACTGACAAGGTAATTGAAAAGGCCAGACGTCAACTCAATGAGCACAAGTACAACAATGACTTTAATAATTGCGAACACTTTGTCAATTGGTGCAAACATCAAACTGGGCATAGAGAAAGGGTACAGGGATTGGGATATGTCAAAAAGGGAGACCATGTGATCATTGATAAATTCCTTATGGAACATCACGTGTTGGCAGTGCAAGACGGCAGTCACATGAACAACAACATTGCTGTAATTCATTACTCTCATGGTCAAGTGATTGAAGAGCAAATGAACATCGACCCTTCTGAAGACAACGTCTACTTATTTTACGACGATTGTCCAGAAGAGGAAGAGGCCGACCAAACCGATGATGTCATCACCCAAGCAAGAAGGCAGGTAGGCATGAAGAACTATTGCCCAAATGAACGGAAAAGCAGCAAACACTTTGTGTTCTGGTGCAAGATGAGGAGAAGTCACAGAGAACGTCTCTACAGCATTGCTGATTTGAAGAAAGGAGACCATCTCGTCATTGAAAACTTCCGAGGCATGAAGAATCACCACTCCCTTGTAGTGGAAAACAGCGTAGAGAGAAGGAAGGCAACGATCGTTTACCACAACGAAGACAGAGTAATCGAAGAGGAGATCTATGTTGAcgccgaaaaatacaatttgtactGTGTACATGATGACTATTACAATGAGGATATTTGCAGGGATGCCGATGAAAATTCCGAAAAAGCTAAGCGTAGCATCGGACAGAAggtatattctttggagaataGCAGCAATGAACATTTTGTCTACTGGTGTAAAAGAGTGACAGAGCAACTGAAAGAGGTAAAATGTATCCAAGACATTAAATTTGGCGACCATCTTGTAATAAGGGAGACCAAATTCGCGAAGACAATGCAGAATCACCATGTGTTGTCTGTTCAAGATTGCAATGAAGACGTTGCTGTTATACATGTGTGTGATTGCAGTATCGTCAATCATGCTACAGTTGAcggaaaattacacaaaaatgcTGTCGTTGCCGAGAAAGTACTACTGGACTTTCGAAAACAGACGGTATATTCTGTTTTACACGCTGACAACAGCAACACTGCAGTAGATCGAAACACAGTTATGAAATTTGCCCATAGGTTACTATACCCTGGTTCAGTATCTCCTcaatatcaaaactgtcagcAGTTTGTCAGGCTTTGCCAAGGAGCCATGCTATCCAATATGCGTATCAAAAAGGTCGCAGATATAAAAAAAGGAGATCACCTTCTCATCGAACGTGAAAGAGGGTTACGTTATCACCATGTGTTAGCAGCGGAAGATGGGGCAGAGGGACAAAATCTGAGTACTATCCACTATGAGAGTAGCACATCACGAGAAAGTTTACGTAAGGTCACTGAAGAGGCTATTCAAATAAACTGTGAAAGCCAGAGAATCTTCCGAGTCATCTATGATGGGAACGTTGATCCAGAAATTGTGATAGGCAGGGCAAGATCACAGCTTGGGCAATATGAGTACTCTCCGAAGATCGACACCAGTGAACACTTCGTAACTTGGTGTAAAACTGGTGTTTTAGAGTctgaaaaatttggaaatacttaTGAAAATGATGCACAAAAAGGAGCATGCCCACTGCGCCTGATGTCGGGAGATGGCAGGAGACTTGCCACAAAATCTGTGGCAAATCTCGTAGTTGTCGCTGGCTTGAAACACACTACTGCCCTCAGTCTTGCTGCTTCATTGTCAGTCTCTGCTGTTGGTGCGGTGGTGTCTGAAGGTGCGTTTCTGGCCTTAGATATCATTAGAATGAAAGGCAAGACGAACAAGGCCATACTATCGACAAAGGAATTGGAAGaaatcaatattcaaaaatggaaaatggcAGGTAAATTTATCGGCGGTGTGTGTGGATCATTTGGTGGTGCTCTCATAGGGCAGCTACTGATTCCTGTGCCGGTGCTGGGGGTCGTTGTTGGGAGGGTAGCTGGTGGATTCCTAGGAAGGAAAGCCATGGGTGTCCAAGCTGCTAATATGGGAAAGCTTACCTATAGAGTAGACATATACAAATATCACCCAaagagaagaagaaggaagCCCGGCCATGGTAAACGATTACTTGCTTTGGAACACAGTTCAGTACAGAGTTAAGCTTGATATGTTAGACTGTTTCCCTATGGTAGCTCTCCTGAAGCTATGACTCCAATGCCAAGTACTGCATCGATGTTTATGAACAACTTATCCAGTAATATAGCATGTGATAATGGTCGATGATGTACAGCATTATAGGTTTGATGGCTTTCgatttgaaattatgacaagcATTGGAAAGCTCAAAATCTTAATGCGCTTATATGTCTCTTATGTGTCGCTGACAGGTTTATAAAACAATGTAGGAATATGCGTCTACGTTGTAAACAACAGGGAATCGGTCATCAAAGCAATGTACATGCATGAAGACCGATGTTAAAGCCTACAACTGAGGGAATAGAGAAATTAGACCTTTATTCTACGGAAACCGACCATAATCACTTCAAGTCAAGAATCATTAGTCTACTTTCGTTTCGCTCTTAAAACACACTTATTCAAGTCTTAGTCTTAGTCTTAGACTACACGGATTATGTCTCTTCTCTCAAGC is a window encoding:
- the LOC139145335 gene encoding uncharacterized protein, translated to MPKKQRIYSLGDIERGDHLIICKGLTRNQHHLLAIQKGCSGCSLKVIHYNSQGKSTKVTREKLELSPRKTPIYRINDRPTGMTVDRVIQKAEKLVGLSKFLPEKNTSEEFVKWCLAEINAKERILKVNDIRRGDHVIIRQFMGLHYHHCLAVEDGTEDNRLNVIHFSNCPKLFGEVVREILSLQPKDKPVFRVNIQCGNLSRNVDEVVGKAEKQLGLRKYSTESNNCENFVKWCQSETRYQERISKVTDILKGDHLITKARRGLHRHHSLAVEDGRRGNAVRVVHYTSGRIVEEDVELDPGEQDVFRFIEHKVIDDGLEYADEFTSEDNDTDGENAGNAGIDSNDDGNESDDDAEIMFVLTDTDKVIEKARRQLNEHKYNNDFNNCEHFVNWCKHQTGHRERVQGLGYVKKGDHVIIDKFLMEHHVLAVQDGSHMNNNIAVIHYSHGQVIEEQMNIDPSEDNVYLFYDDCPEEEEADQTDDVITQARRQVGMKNYCPNERKSSKHFVFWCKMRRSHRERLYSIADLKKGDHLVIENFRGMKNHHSLVVENSVERRKATIVYHNEDRVIEEEIYVDAEKYNLYCVHDDYYNEDICRDADENSEKAKRSIGQKVYSLENSSNEHFVYWCKRVTEQLKEVKCIQDIKFGDHLVIRETKFAKTMQNHHVLSVQDCNEDVAVIHVCDCSIVNHATVDGKLHKNAVVAEKVLLDFRKQTVYSVLHADNSNTAVDRNTVMKFAHRLLYPGSVSPQYQNCQQFVRLCQGAMLSNMRIKKVADIKKGDHLLIERERGLRYHHVLAAEDGAEGQNLSTIHYESSTSRESLRKVTEEAIQINCESQRIFRVIYDGNVDPEIVIGRARSQLGQYEYSPKIDTSEHFVTWCKTGVLESEKFGNTYENDAQKGACPLRLMSGDGRRLATKSVANLVVVAGLKHTTALSLAASLSVSAVGAVVSEGAFLALDIIRMKGKTNKAILSTKELEEINIQKWKMAGKFIGGVCGSFGGALIGQLLIPVPVLGVVVGRVAGGFLGRKAMGVQAANMGKLTYRVDIYKYHPKRRRRKPGHGKRLLALEHSSVQS